Within Synechococcus sp. NB0720_010, the genomic segment AGGCGGAATTCTTGGCGGGTCAGTTGGTTTGAGCCTCGGCCTCTTTGCTCTGTTGGCCATGAACCCATCTCGCGCCTTCCATCAAGGCGATTGCGTCAACCTGATCAGTGATTCCCACACCTATCAAGTGGTGGGAATCGATGACAGCCACGACCGCTGCTGGGTGCGGCGCTGGCCCCTGGCCCGCCATGGGTGCCCGGTGTTTGAGATTTCCCTGCAACAGCTCGAGCCCCGCAAATCGATGTCTTAGGGCTTGAATAGGGGCGCTCAGCCAAGCGCCCCATCACTCGCCTTCCCGCTGCTGCCGGCCTGCTCGCCTTGCTGCCGGCCCTGCAGCTGCTGATGGGCTGCCAACCACCCCATCCCGCTGGCCAGCTGGTGGTGGCCAACAAGAGCAGCCTGGACTCCGTCGACCCGGTGGACGTCTATCTGCTGGCCGGAACGCAACTGCTGAGCGCAGTCGGCGACCCGCTTTACACCGCCGATCGCCAGGGGCAACTCCAACCCAGGCTGGCCACGGCCCTGCCGCAATTCAGTGCGGATGGACTCAGCGCCCGGATTCCACTGCGCCAAGGCGTGCTCTTCCACGACGGAACCCGCTTCGACGCCGAGGCGATGGTCTTCAACCTCAACCGCTTTCGGCGCCTGGGGAAACTCAGTTACCTACTGGATGATCGGATCGAATCCGTCCGCAGCGTTGGGCCCTACGCGATCGAAGTCCGCCTGACGCGGCCCTACCGCGCCCTGGCGGCGCTGCTGAGTTCGATCACCTTCACCCCGGTTTCCCCGACGGCCTACCGGGACTACGGCGAGCGCTCCTTGACGGGCCGCTTTGTCGGCACGGGGCCCTACCGCTTGGTGAGCTTCAGCCCGCGCAAACAGCAGTTGCTCCCCTTTGCGGACTACTGGGGCGAGCCCGCCAAGAACGCGGGGATCCACCTCATCACCCTGAGCAACTCCACGGCCCTCTTTGGCTCCCTCATCAGCGGAGAGGTGGACCTGCTGATCTCCAGTGGCCTCGAGAGTGACCAGCAGCAGGCCCTCGATGCCCGCGTGGCGCGCGGTGAGCTGGTGAGCGGAGAAGGGCCGGCGATCGAGATCGCCCTGATGGCCCTCAACAGCCAACGCCCTCCCTTCAACCGCAGCAGGCTGCGGCAGGCGGTGACCCTCAGCCTGGATCGCCGGCTGATCAGCCAACGGGTCAGCTTTGACATGAGCGAACCCCTGCGCTCCCTGGTGCCCCCACCGCTGGCCGGCTCGAGGCCCCCCAGCTGGCCGGCCTACGACCCCAAGGCTGCTCGGGCCCTCTACCGGAAGGAGGGCTACTGCTCAGGGCAACGGCTGACGCTGCCGCTGACCTTCCGCTCGAACCATGCCTCGGATCGTCTCTTTGCCCTGACCTGGCAAGCCCAGCTGCGCCGGGACCTCGGAGACTGCGTGCGCCTGGAGATCACAGGGGTTGAGTCCACCAGCGCCTACCGGCAGCTGTCCCAGGGTGTCTTCCCCATGATCATTTACGACTGGATTGGCGATTACCCCGACCCCGACACCTACCTGGCCCCCCTACTGGGCTGCCGCAGGAGCAAGGGCGACCAATGCCTCTCAGGCAGCAGCGTCGATTCCGGTAGCTTCTGGACCAGGCCAGGCCTGCA encodes:
- a CDS encoding ABC transporter substrate-binding protein; translation: MLPALQLLMGCQPPHPAGQLVVANKSSLDSVDPVDVYLLAGTQLLSAVGDPLYTADRQGQLQPRLATALPQFSADGLSARIPLRQGVLFHDGTRFDAEAMVFNLNRFRRLGKLSYLLDDRIESVRSVGPYAIEVRLTRPYRALAALLSSITFTPVSPTAYRDYGERSLTGRFVGTGPYRLVSFSPRKQQLLPFADYWGEPAKNAGIHLITLSNSTALFGSLISGEVDLLISSGLESDQQQALDARVARGELVSGEGPAIEIALMALNSQRPPFNRSRLRQAVTLSLDRRLISQRVSFDMSEPLRSLVPPPLAGSRPPSWPAYDPKAARALYRKEGYCSGQRLTLPLTFRSNHASDRLFALTWQAQLRRDLGDCVRLEITGVESTSAYRQLSQGVFPMIIYDWIGDYPDPDTYLAPLLGCRRSKGDQCLSGSSVDSGSFWTRPGLQQQLQASESRTGAARQSTLLTIQREAADGASFVPLWQVNARAWGQRNLSAPKFDGSGRVILQQLEPVKR